The Aspergillus nidulans FGSC A4 chromosome VII nucleotide sequence AATATATACCTACGATGCAATATCCCTACCATCAATTATTATCTGTTTCTCATGTGCCTGTTACCTGGTAGAACATAGAAGAATATACCTCTGCATCACGAGAGACTCCACTGGATATTTCTCCAGTAAATCGGACCAAGTTCAAGCAGTCGGTTTTGAACCTACAGGCAATTGTAGCATTGCAGAAATCCCAGATTCCGGATACCACCCAGCACTCTTCCAGTCCAGTAGAGTAATCCTAGACTGTGACCGTTAGGAATCCGAACGATCATATTTAATATGATTGATATATGGGGTTGACTCTGACGGGGTTTCCCAATAATTGCAAGATCCAGGTCGGTCTGGTTTTCAAAGGGACCAGAGATTTTAGGGTTGAGACTGTCGGTCCAGAATAGTCCATCAAGGTAGCGCCGGCGATTCAACATCCCCAAGTAATCCGGTGCCGGTATACTGAACTTTGTGATCGCGTCTTTGTTCAAATTGCATGTTGCAGGTTTTTCAACGGGGTCAAGGGATGGTAGTTATTTTGGAGTGTACCGCAGGGAGATATTCCATGATATTATAAGTCCTACTGGTTGAAGGGTTATGGAAGGCTGCGTGGACTTTGGGGATTGGAACTCGGCTATTTGCAGCAAGAAACTCCATGTCTCAGTATCGATGGGCATACCATGGCCCATAGTCACAGCGAAACGCTCGTTCAATCGGACGACTTTGGCGAACACGTTGGGCGCGCTCATCAGTTCCGTCGCGGCCTCGATCTCAGCGACGATTGGTAGGCGGCCCCAGGAGGGCTTTCGTCTGACATCTAGCTtgtaagaaagaaaggatATAGCACTGGAACAGGTTGAGGTGCTTGAAGTAATTTGACCTCACGGTTTGTTCATATAGACGGAGGAATCATGATCAGACAGTCAAGAAGGGACCTACTGTCTGCCGGTTCTCCTGGAGCCAACTAGACTCCTGTGCTACTCCAGCACCTACTGGAGTCGAATATCTGCCATGTTGATGTTACTTTTTGTCCCTAATTTCCGGAAGCTGCGTTCGACCGTAAAAAAGTAAAAATATCCCATCTCCTGAACCAAAAACTGTGGATCACTGATTCGCTTGATTTTATCTCAGAGACTCTATCATAGGGTGTGACCCGCAAAGGAGGTTCAGCAGAAGGCTAAGGCTAGGAAAGACGTACTTTGGAGATTGGTGTATCTTGATCTGGAGGGTTCACGGGTGATGTCCGGGACAAactgctggacgaggagttgTAGGGGAAGCTCCTATCGACGTCAGTTTAATCTTCAGCTCAATAGATGTCAAACGGTTAAAGCTCGCTCACTGAGCTGGGGCTAGCGGTAGTTAGACCGGACATACAAACGTATACATCTCGAATACAGTGTTTGAGCTTGCCAGCATGACTCAACTGGAACACGTCACCAATTGAAGACCCAAATATGAACCGGCAGAAAAGGACGCCAGTTCACAAACAATCAGCACATATTGAAGAGTTTGCTGCCTATTATGTCCGCCAGCATGGGTACCAACTGTAAGGGTATGTACTCGATACCTAATTTCCAGAACAATGACCCCAATGTGGCTTCAGGAGTAATAGGATAGACTAGGGTCATAGTTCGCTCAACCTACAAGGAGTAACGTTACCCTGTCATGAAGGACCATAACACTCGCAATGCAGACGGACAAAACAGTTCCAGCGGAATTAACCCAACAATGTACAGGCGAGACAACCATTTCAGAAGAAACCAGGTAAGGGCTAGTATGATGATGACTTACTCTCTTCCTCTGACTGGATAGGCACTATACAGATATCGCTGGCTGAGATGACCCGTCATATTTAgacatctccttcatcagGTCACACTCGTGGTCTTGAGTAGTGTATGTCCCTTCCTGGTATTAGCAGACATCAATGCTACTCTCTTGCTGCCAGGGGGTAGTGCGGGTACTACTTCTTTTGATACACATAACTTGACGGTAATGGGGATTGAAATGTGACCAACAATATATCATAGCAATAGCTGAAACCCATGGCCGGCTTTCCTAGGGCGCCCCTTGCCCCCAGAATTAGATGGCTTGCGAATGGTGGCTCGTTATTACAGTAGACTATTATGCCGAGTCCTCTAGTTTATTATATAACAATTGAGCCCCTAACTGCTACAGTCTTTATTGGTGAGTTCTACATTGCGCGAGCAATTAGTCGGCGTGTTATCGGCCTTGAAGAGATATGCCAAACCCAGTCTCTTGTTATGCGTCGTGGAAGAGTCGAGTATGTCATCTGTTGGTTCCGTTGTCTGCATCACCAAACCAGAAAAAATACCATATGGGGCAAATAGTCAATCTGATGCAAAACTATTAGTTATACTTAGTATGATGCGACACGACTACAGCTAGTAGGTTCGCTGCGCAGTCTTGACATCACCATTAGGTCAGTCCATCTGTCGCCACCGATTTCTGTTCTGGTATATCGAGTCCTCCAACAGATAATACCTTATCTCTTCTACCCAAAAGTATAACAGAGAGAGGTTTGCAGTTGTCTGTATACCCAATTGATATCAGAGAATCCTTTGAGAGAGTTACTATGTCTCTACATGAACAACAAGGAGATCGATTCCGGGAGATATCGCCAATGACGGAAAGCAATAATACGGGCCTGCGAGAAGAGTCTCAAATCCAAGTTCCGGCCGCAACAGCAACATATACGTCTGCATCACAGTCCCGCAGCCACAGGCCGAGTATAAATTCCGAAGGGGTCACAATGGACGGCCTGTACGCGGCCGTTGCTGGTCAAGAGAGGCGAAGATACTCAACTATGGACGACGACTCAGATATTTGGGACGTGCCGAGTGATGTACCAAGTCCACGATGAGGGAATATTAgccttgcttttgctttttaATCTTGTTCTGACACATTTGTTTTTTTGCTTTGCTGTTCGCCTGGATGTTACAGCCTTACTGTCATACTGGATGGGAGTATGTGCCAACACCGGCTTCATGGCACATAAACCAGCTGTTCTCTCTAATTCAACCATGGTCTATCTTCCAGGGGCATAAGTCAAGGGTCAGGCCTAAGAGTGTCGGTTCAGACATAATTTCAGATTTGGTAGGTTGCCGCTAACGGATTCCTATAACATCTCAGATTCTTCATCTTATTGATTAGATTAGAATGCATACTTTCACCTGCTTTCTTTTATACCTTTAACTATAGAGCGCTGCGTATTACTGTCACCAATACA carries:
- a CDS encoding uncharacterized protein (transcript_id=CADANIAT00008386), which translates into the protein MYTFELPLQLLVQQFVPDITREPSRSRYTNLQSAGVAQESSWLQENRQTLDVRRKPSWGRLPIVAEIEAATELMSAPNVFAKVVRLNERFAVTMGHDAITKFSIPAPDYLGMLNRRRYLDGLFWTDSLNPKISGPFENQTDLDLAIIGKPRQSQPHISIILNMIVRIPNGHSLGLLYWTGRVLGGIRNLGFLQCYNCLDIASRR
- a CDS encoding uncharacterized protein (transcript_id=CADANIAT00008387), with the protein product MGTNCKGETTISEETRHLLHQVTLVVLSSSLLLVGSLRSLDITISITERGLQLSVYPIDIRESFERVTMSLHEQQGDRFREISPMTESNNTGLREESQIQVPAATATYTSASQSRSHRPSINSEGVTMDGLYAAVAGQERRRYSTMDDDSDIWDVPSDPYCHTGWEYVPTPASWHINQLFSLIQPWSIFQGHKSRVRPKSVGSDIISDLSAAYYCHQYICYNHKPLVYPKYDYCNQNACHARLFLVFRARFKSKGWKCLGHFETLAAAASKPVKKGETNYEEGEVNEIYAADDGQTRIPKFSSGTLQFELTGV